Proteins from a genomic interval of Pseudomonas anuradhapurensis:
- the pepN gene encoding aminopeptidase N: MRTEQPQVIYLKDYQAPEYLIDETHLTFELFEDHTLVHAQLVMRRNPARGAGLPPLVLDGQQLELLRVSLDDQELGADAYRLDADSLTVQPQAERFTLDTSVKIHPERNTALEGLYKSGKMFCTQCEAEGFRKITYYLDRPDVMSTFTTTVIAEQHRYPVLLSNGNPTGSGPAEDGRHWATWEDPFMKPAYLFALVAGDLWCVEDSFTRQSGRDVTLRIYVEPENIDKCDHAMVSLKKSMRWDEEVYGREYDLDIFMIVAVNDFNMGAMENKGLNIFNSSCVLARAETATDAAHQRVEGVVAHEYFHNWSGNRVTCRDWFQLSLKEGFTVFRDAEFSADMNSRTVKRIEDVAYLRTHQFAEDAGPMAHPVRPDSFIEISNFYTLTVYEKGAEVVRMVRTLLGADGFRKGSDLYFERHDGQAVTTDDFIKAMEDANGVDFTQFKRWYNQAGTPRLDVSEAYDAAAQTYSLSFRQSCPPTPDKAEKLPFVIPVELGLLDAAGNDLPLQLAGEAAAQGSSRVLAVTEAEQTFTFRGIQAKPLPSLLRGFSAPVKLSFPYDRDQLMFLMQHDSDGFNRWEAGQQLSVQVLQELIGQHQRGEALQLDQRLITALATVLGNQALDPAMVAEMLSLPGEAYLTEISQVADVDAIHAAREFARRQIAEQLFDALWARYQANREVSRNTAYMASAEHFARRSLQNIALSYLMLSGQPQVLEATLEQFEQCDNMTERLTALAVLVNSPYEAERAKALEAFAEHFRDNPLVMDQWFSVQAASTLPGGLARVKALMQHPAFTLKNPNKVRALIGAFAGQNLVNFHAADGSGYRFLADLVIELNALNPQIASRQLAPLTRWRKYDTARQALMKGELERILASGELSSDVYEVVSKSLA, translated from the coding sequence ATGCGTACCGAACAACCGCAAGTGATCTACCTCAAGGATTACCAGGCGCCCGAGTACCTGATCGACGAGACGCACCTGACCTTCGAGCTGTTCGAGGACCACACCCTGGTCCACGCGCAACTGGTCATGCGCCGCAACCCGGCACGCGGTGCCGGCTTGCCGCCACTGGTACTCGACGGCCAGCAGCTGGAACTGCTGCGCGTTTCGCTGGACGACCAGGAGCTGGGTGCGGATGCCTACCGGCTGGATGCCGACAGCCTGACCGTGCAGCCCCAGGCCGAGCGCTTCACCCTCGATACCAGCGTCAAGATTCACCCCGAGCGCAACACTGCGCTGGAAGGCCTGTACAAGTCGGGCAAGATGTTCTGCACCCAGTGCGAGGCCGAGGGCTTCCGCAAGATCACCTACTACCTCGACCGCCCGGATGTGATGAGCACCTTCACCACCACGGTGATCGCCGAGCAGCACCGCTACCCGGTATTGCTGTCGAACGGCAACCCGACCGGCAGCGGGCCAGCGGAAGACGGCCGCCACTGGGCGACCTGGGAAGACCCGTTCATGAAGCCGGCCTACCTGTTCGCCCTGGTGGCCGGTGACCTGTGGTGTGTCGAGGACAGCTTCACCCGCCAGTCCGGCCGCGACGTGACCCTGCGCATCTATGTCGAGCCCGAGAACATCGACAAGTGCGACCACGCCATGGTCAGCTTGAAGAAGTCCATGCGCTGGGACGAGGAAGTCTATGGCCGCGAGTATGACCTGGACATCTTCATGATCGTCGCGGTCAACGACTTCAACATGGGCGCCATGGAAAACAAGGGCCTGAACATCTTCAACTCCAGCTGCGTGCTGGCGCGTGCCGAAACCGCCACCGATGCTGCCCACCAGCGCGTCGAAGGCGTGGTGGCCCACGAGTACTTCCACAACTGGTCGGGCAACCGCGTCACCTGCCGTGACTGGTTCCAGCTGTCGCTCAAGGAAGGCTTCACGGTGTTCCGCGATGCCGAGTTCAGCGCCGACATGAACTCGCGAACGGTCAAGCGCATCGAAGACGTCGCCTACCTGCGTACTCACCAGTTCGCCGAAGACGCTGGCCCCATGGCCCACCCGGTACGCCCAGACAGCTTCATCGAGATCTCCAACTTCTACACCCTGACCGTGTACGAGAAGGGCGCCGAAGTGGTGCGCATGGTTCGTACCCTGCTGGGTGCCGATGGCTTCCGCAAGGGCAGTGACCTGTACTTCGAACGCCACGATGGCCAGGCGGTAACTACCGACGATTTCATCAAGGCCATGGAAGACGCCAACGGCGTCGACTTCACCCAGTTCAAGCGCTGGTACAACCAGGCCGGCACCCCGCGCCTGGACGTCAGCGAGGCTTATGATGCTGCCGCGCAGACCTACAGCCTGAGCTTCCGCCAGAGCTGCCCGCCGACCCCGGACAAGGCGGAGAAGCTGCCGTTCGTGATCCCGGTGGAACTGGGCCTGCTGGACGCCGCCGGCAACGACTTGCCGTTGCAACTGGCGGGTGAAGCGGCCGCGCAAGGCAGCAGCCGCGTGCTGGCGGTGACCGAAGCCGAGCAGACCTTCACCTTCCGCGGCATCCAGGCCAAGCCGCTGCCTTCGCTGTTGCGCGGCTTCAGCGCGCCGGTCAAGCTCAGCTTCCCCTACGACCGCGACCAGCTGATGTTCCTGATGCAGCACGACAGCGATGGCTTCAACCGCTGGGAAGCCGGGCAGCAGCTGTCGGTGCAGGTGCTGCAGGAGCTGATCGGTCAGCATCAGCGTGGCGAAGCGCTGCAACTCGACCAGCGCCTGATCACCGCCCTGGCTACCGTACTCGGCAACCAGGCACTAGACCCGGCGATGGTCGCCGAGATGCTCTCGCTGCCGGGTGAGGCCTACCTCACCGAGATCAGTCAGGTCGCCGATGTGGATGCCATTCACGCTGCCCGCGAGTTTGCCCGCCGGCAGATCGCCGAGCAGCTGTTCGACGCCCTGTGGGCGCGCTACCAGGCCAACCGTGAGGTATCGCGCAACACCGCCTACATGGCCTCGGCCGAGCATTTTGCCCGTCGCAGCCTGCAGAACATCGCCCTGTCCTACCTGATGCTCAGCGGCCAGCCGCAGGTGCTCGAGGCGACCCTGGAGCAGTTCGAGCAGTGCGACAACATGACCGAGCGCCTGACCGCGCTGGCGGTACTGGTCAATTCGCCGTACGAGGCCGAGCGGGCCAAGGCCCTGGAGGCCTTTGCCGAGCACTTCAGAGACAACCCGCTGGTCATGGACCAGTGGTTCAGCGTGCAGGCCGCCAGCACGCTGCCGGGCGGGCTGGCGCGGGTCAAGGCGCTGATGCAGCACCCGGCGTTCACCCTGAAGAACCCGAACAAGGTACGTGCGTTGATCGGCGCCTTTGCCGGGCAGAACCTGGTCAACTTCCATGCCGCGGATGGTTCGGGGTATCGCTTCCTGGCCGACCTGGTGATCGAGCTGAATGCGCTGAACCCGCAGATCGCCTCGCGGCAACTGGCACCGCTGACCCGCTGGCGCAAGTATGACACTGCGCGTCAGGCCCTGATGAAGGGCGAGCTGGAGCGGATTCTGGCTTCTGGTGAGCTGTCCAGTGATGTGTATGAGGTTGTGAGCAAGAGCCTGGCTTGA
- a CDS encoding lactonase family protein, whose amino-acid sequence MKRIWTSLLATSLMSLSLTVPAATLLVGSYTDGASQGIYRYRFDSKAGHIDPTPLQVVKSVSPSWLVLSADQRQLFAVNETPGGQVSSFSVSAKGEIKPLNQVASQGDEPTHASLSRDQRYLFVANYAVKPDPGSSLVVIPVARDGKLKPVVQHARHQASGVNPERQASAHVHSLVLSPDGRHLYASDLGADKVFIYRYDGASADHPLTPAIPASVALPPGSGPRHLLFDAKGRHAYLTLEMSAEVVMFDVQDGNLVERQRLPLAERQEAAAKAAGGLHLSADGRFLYVSNRGTSNEIVAFSVGKQDGQLTLLQRRSVEGDHPREFALDPSDNFLLVANQKSNQIVVIRRDPRSGKLGETVQTLKQDAPSDLKFIE is encoded by the coding sequence ATGAAGCGGATCTGGACGAGCCTGCTGGCCACTAGCCTGATGAGCCTGAGCCTCACTGTCCCTGCCGCCACCTTGCTGGTGGGCAGTTACACCGACGGTGCCAGCCAGGGCATCTACCGTTATCGCTTTGACAGCAAGGCCGGCCACATCGACCCCACGCCGCTGCAAGTGGTGAAAAGCGTCAGCCCCTCGTGGCTGGTACTTTCGGCCGACCAGCGCCAGCTGTTCGCGGTCAATGAAACCCCAGGCGGCCAGGTCAGCAGTTTCAGCGTCAGTGCCAAGGGCGAGATCAAGCCGCTCAACCAGGTCGCCAGCCAGGGTGACGAACCGACCCATGCCAGCCTCAGCCGCGACCAGCGTTACCTGTTCGTCGCCAACTATGCGGTCAAGCCCGACCCCGGCAGCAGCCTGGTGGTGATCCCGGTGGCCAGGGACGGCAAGCTCAAGCCGGTGGTGCAACATGCCCGGCACCAGGCCAGCGGGGTCAACCCCGAGCGCCAGGCCAGTGCCCACGTGCATTCGCTGGTGCTGTCGCCCGACGGTCGGCACCTTTACGCCAGCGACCTGGGCGCTGACAAGGTGTTCATCTACCGCTACGACGGCGCCAGCGCCGACCACCCGTTGACACCGGCGATCCCGGCGTCGGTGGCCCTGCCACCGGGTAGCGGGCCGCGCCATTTGTTGTTCGATGCCAAGGGCCGGCATGCCTACCTGACCCTGGAGATGAGTGCCGAGGTGGTCATGTTCGACGTGCAGGACGGCAACCTGGTCGAACGCCAGCGCCTGCCCCTGGCCGAGCGCCAGGAGGCGGCGGCGAAAGCGGCCGGTGGCTTGCACCTGTCGGCGGACGGGCGCTTCCTGTATGTGAGCAACCGTGGCACGAGCAACGAGATCGTCGCCTTCAGCGTGGGCAAGCAGGACGGCCAGCTGACGCTGCTGCAACGCCGCTCGGTGGAGGGTGATCATCCCCGGGAATTCGCCCTCGACCCGAGTGACAACTTCCTGCTGGTGGCCAACCAGAAGAGCAACCAGATCGTGGTGATACGCCGCGACCCACGCAGCGGCAAGCTGGGGGAGACGGTGCAGACGCTGAAGCAGGACGCCCCGTCGGACCTGAAATTCATCGAGTGA
- a CDS encoding efflux RND transporter permease subunit has product MHPHHQDKATLLERLIFNNRPVVIALCLLVSIFLFWQATQIRPSTSFEKMIPLQHPFIEQMMAHRNDLANLGNTVRISVEAVNGDIFDKDYMETLRQVHDEVFYIPGVDRAGLKSLWSPSVRWSEVTEEGFSGGEVIPNTYNGSQDSLDTLRDNVLKSGQVGRLVANNFKSSIVDVPLLESYPDPQDPGRQVKLDYQQFSHQLEEKIRDKFQAQNPNVKVHIIGFAKKVGDLIDGLVMVALFFGIALAITWVLLYWFTWCIRSTIAVLITTLVAVVWQLGLMHAVGFGLDPYSMLVPFLIFAIGISHGVQKINGIALQSSDADNALTAARRTFRQLFLPGMIAILADAVGFITLLIIDIGVIRELAIGASIGVAVIVFTNLILLPVAISYVGISNKAVARSKQDATREHPFWRLLSNFASARVAPVSVVLALVAFAGGLWYSQNLKIGDLDQGAPELRPDSRYNQDNNFIISNYSTSSDVLVIMVKTPPEHCSIHSTMAPIDELMWTMQNTPGVQSAISLVTVSKQVIKGMNEGSLKWETLSRNPDILNNSIARADGLYNGDCSLAPVLVFLNDHKAETLERVTAVAKAFADSHNKEGLQFLLAAGNAGIEAATNEVIKSAELTILIMVYICVAVMCLITFRSFAATLCIVLPLVLTSVLGNALMAYLGIGVKVATLPVVALGVGIGVDYGIYIYSRLESFLRAGLPLQEAYYQTLRSTGKAVLFTGLCLAIGVCTWIFSAIKFQADMGLMLTFMLLWNMFGALWLLPALARFLIKPEKMVGKEGGSIFAH; this is encoded by the coding sequence ATGCACCCGCATCACCAGGACAAGGCCACGTTGCTGGAGCGCCTGATCTTCAACAACCGCCCGGTGGTCATCGCCTTGTGCCTGCTGGTGAGCATTTTCCTGTTCTGGCAGGCCACGCAGATTCGCCCGTCCACCAGTTTCGAGAAGATGATCCCGCTGCAGCACCCGTTCATCGAACAGATGATGGCGCACCGCAACGACCTGGCCAACCTGGGCAACACCGTGCGCATCTCGGTGGAGGCGGTCAACGGCGACATCTTCGACAAGGACTACATGGAGACCCTGCGCCAGGTCCATGACGAAGTGTTCTACATCCCCGGTGTCGACCGAGCCGGGCTGAAGTCGCTGTGGAGCCCCAGCGTGCGCTGGAGCGAGGTGACCGAAGAAGGGTTCTCCGGTGGCGAGGTCATACCCAACACCTACAACGGCTCCCAGGACAGCCTCGATACCTTGCGCGACAACGTGCTCAAGTCGGGCCAGGTAGGGCGCCTGGTGGCGAACAACTTCAAGTCCAGCATCGTCGACGTGCCGCTGCTGGAGAGCTACCCCGACCCGCAGGACCCGGGCAGGCAGGTGAAGCTGGACTACCAGCAGTTCTCGCACCAGCTGGAAGAGAAGATCCGCGACAAGTTCCAGGCGCAGAACCCCAACGTCAAGGTGCACATCATCGGTTTCGCCAAGAAGGTCGGCGACCTGATCGATGGCCTGGTGATGGTGGCGCTGTTCTTCGGCATCGCCCTGGCCATCACCTGGGTGTTGCTGTACTGGTTCACTTGGTGCATCCGCAGCACCATCGCCGTGCTCATCACCACCCTGGTGGCGGTGGTCTGGCAGCTGGGCCTGATGCATGCGGTGGGCTTCGGCCTGGACCCCTACTCGATGCTGGTGCCGTTCCTGATCTTCGCCATCGGTATTTCCCACGGGGTGCAGAAAATCAATGGCATCGCCCTGCAGTCCAGCGACGCCGACAATGCCCTCACCGCGGCCCGCCGCACCTTCCGCCAGCTGTTCCTGCCGGGGATGATCGCCATCCTTGCCGATGCCGTGGGCTTCATCACCCTGCTGATCATCGACATCGGGGTGATTCGTGAACTGGCCATCGGCGCCTCCATCGGCGTGGCGGTAATCGTGTTCACCAACCTGATCCTGCTGCCGGTGGCCATCTCCTACGTCGGCATCAGCAACAAGGCCGTCGCGCGCAGCAAGCAGGACGCCACCCGCGAGCATCCGTTCTGGCGCCTGCTGTCGAACTTCGCCAGCGCCCGGGTAGCACCGGTGTCCGTGGTGCTGGCGCTGGTCGCCTTTGCCGGTGGCCTGTGGTACAGCCAGAACCTGAAGATCGGCGACCTCGACCAGGGCGCGCCGGAGCTGCGCCCCGATTCGCGCTACAACCAGGACAACAACTTCATCATCAGCAACTACTCGACCAGTTCCGATGTGCTGGTGATCATGGTCAAGACGCCACCGGAACACTGTTCGATCCACTCGACCATGGCGCCGATCGACGAGCTGATGTGGACCATGCAGAACACCCCGGGGGTGCAATCGGCGATTTCCCTGGTGACCGTGTCCAAGCAGGTGATCAAGGGCATGAACGAGGGCAGCCTGAAGTGGGAGACCTTGTCGCGCAACCCGGACATCCTCAACAACTCCATCGCCCGCGCCGATGGCCTGTACAACGGGGACTGTTCGTTGGCACCGGTGCTGGTGTTCCTCAACGACCACAAGGCCGAGACCTTGGAACGGGTCACTGCCGTAGCCAAGGCGTTTGCCGACAGCCACAACAAGGAAGGCCTGCAGTTCCTTTTGGCGGCGGGCAACGCCGGCATCGAGGCGGCGACCAACGAAGTGATCAAGTCGGCCGAGCTGACCATCCTGATCATGGTGTACATCTGCGTGGCGGTGATGTGCCTGATCACCTTCCGCTCGTTCGCCGCCACCCTGTGCATCGTCCTGCCACTGGTGCTGACCTCGGTGCTGGGCAACGCGCTGATGGCCTACCTGGGCATCGGCGTCAAGGTGGCGACCCTGCCGGTGGTGGCGCTGGGCGTGGGCATCGGCGTGGACTACGGCATCTACATCTACAGCCGCCTGGAGAGTTTCCTGCGCGCGGGGCTACCGTTGCAGGAAGCCTACTACCAGACCCTGCGCTCGACCGGCAAGGCGGTGCTGTTCACCGGCTTGTGCCTGGCGATTGGCGTGTGCACCTGGATCTTCTCGGCGATCAAGTTCCAGGCCGACATGGGCCTGATGCTGACCTTCATGTTGCTGTGGAACATGTTTGGTGCGCTGTGGTTGCTGCCGGCCCTGGCGCGGTTCCTGATCAAGCCGGAGAAAATGGTGGGCAAGGAGGGCGGCTCGATCTTTGCCCATTGA
- a CDS encoding WD40/YVTN/BNR-like repeat-containing protein: MGQQNRRGAWPLATSAMLALALGVWAEVVQAAPAEEYSTESAKASQSLLIDAAQAGKRLVVVGDRGHILFSDDQGRTWTQARVPTRQLLTAVFFLDDKHGWAVGHDAQVLTSNDGGATWSKQFEDLSREAPLLDVAFLDAQHGFAVGAYGALLETTDGGQHWQDVAERLDNPDQLHLNGIALVREAGLFIVGEQGGMFRSTDHGQTWAKVQGPYAGSLFGVIGTAQPHTLLAYGLRGNLFRSTDFGDSWQPIELKAARGNLEFGLAGATLVEDGSLVLVGNGGSVLRSTDDGHTFSVYNRTDRIALASVSGLANGGLLLVGQGGVHLATAQGADQEVQP; the protein is encoded by the coding sequence ATGGGGCAGCAGAACAGGCGTGGTGCCTGGCCGTTGGCAACCAGCGCGATGCTGGCACTGGCACTGGGGGTTTGGGCCGAGGTTGTCCAGGCCGCACCGGCCGAGGAATATTCCACCGAATCGGCCAAGGCCAGCCAGAGCCTGCTGATCGACGCCGCCCAGGCCGGCAAGCGCCTGGTGGTGGTAGGTGATCGCGGCCACATCCTGTTTTCCGATGACCAGGGCCGCACCTGGACCCAGGCCCGCGTGCCCACCCGACAACTGCTGACCGCAGTGTTCTTCCTCGACGACAAGCACGGCTGGGCGGTCGGCCATGATGCACAGGTGCTTACCAGCAACGATGGCGGGGCCACCTGGAGCAAGCAGTTCGAAGACCTTTCCCGCGAAGCCCCCCTGCTCGATGTGGCCTTCCTCGACGCCCAGCATGGCTTTGCCGTGGGCGCCTACGGCGCCTTGCTGGAAACCACCGACGGCGGCCAGCACTGGCAGGACGTGGCCGAGCGCCTGGACAACCCCGACCAGTTGCACCTGAACGGCATTGCCCTGGTACGCGAGGCCGGGCTGTTCATCGTCGGCGAGCAGGGCGGCATGTTCCGCTCGACCGACCACGGCCAGACCTGGGCCAAGGTCCAGGGCCCCTACGCGGGCTCGCTGTTCGGCGTGATCGGCACGGCACAGCCCCATACACTGCTGGCCTACGGCCTGCGCGGCAACCTGTTCCGTTCCACTGACTTCGGCGACAGCTGGCAGCCGATCGAGCTCAAGGCCGCACGCGGCAACCTCGAGTTCGGCCTGGCAGGCGCTACGCTTGTCGAGGATGGCAGCCTGGTACTGGTCGGCAACGGCGGCAGCGTGCTGCGCAGCACCGACGATGGCCACACCTTCAGTGTCTACAACCGCACCGACCGCATTGCCCTGGCCAGCGTCAGTGGCCTGGCCAACGGTGGCCTGTTGCTGGTAGGGCAGGGTGGCGTGCACCTGGCCACTGCCCAGGGTGCCGACCAGGAGGTGCAGCCATGA
- a CDS encoding DUF5629 family protein has translation MSPLATALQSCDMLLIDGLHAFDFTADASGLTVECMDGRQLRRWSFTAEQVAAAVAIADEWQLDDADGAHRLVCMSAFRAPDDNDNEADLDEPAGH, from the coding sequence ATGTCCCCCCTCGCCACCGCCCTGCAGTCCTGCGACATGCTCCTGATCGACGGCCTGCACGCCTTCGACTTCACCGCCGACGCATCCGGCCTCACCGTCGAATGCATGGACGGCCGCCAGTTGCGCCGCTGGTCCTTCACTGCCGAACAAGTCGCCGCTGCCGTCGCCATCGCTGACGAATGGCAACTCGACGATGCCGACGGCGCGCATCGACTAGTCTGTATGAGTGCCTTTCGCGCCCCGGATGATAATGACAATGAAGCGGATCTGGACGAGCCTGCTGGCCACTAG
- a CDS encoding glutathione S-transferase, whose amino-acid sequence MILYSFRRCPWAMRARLALRYAGCEVEIREVAMKNKPAELLALSPKGTVPVLDTGTEVLEESLDIMRWALARNDPQDWQLQADATAAQRAEALIARNDSTFKAQVSLYKYAERYPAHSRAHYRQQAETWLAELEGLLAGRPYLLADHPSIADAALLPLMRQFAGVEPQWFAEAAYPRLRSWLQGWLASDLFKAVMAK is encoded by the coding sequence GTGATTCTCTACTCGTTCCGCCGTTGCCCCTGGGCCATGCGCGCGCGCCTGGCCCTGCGCTATGCCGGCTGCGAGGTGGAAATCCGCGAAGTGGCGATGAAGAACAAGCCGGCAGAACTGCTGGCGTTGTCGCCCAAGGGCACGGTGCCGGTGCTGGATACCGGTACCGAGGTGCTGGAAGAGAGCCTGGACATCATGCGCTGGGCGCTGGCACGCAACGACCCACAGGATTGGCAGCTGCAAGCCGACGCTACTGCGGCGCAGCGGGCTGAAGCACTGATTGCGCGCAACGACAGCACGTTCAAGGCGCAGGTGAGCCTGTACAAGTACGCCGAGCGCTACCCGGCGCATTCCCGCGCACATTACCGGCAACAGGCCGAAACCTGGCTGGCCGAGCTTGAGGGCTTGCTAGCCGGCCGGCCTTACCTGCTGGCCGACCATCCGAGCATTGCCGATGCCGCACTGCTGCCCTTGATGCGCCAGTTTGCCGGGGTCGAACCGCAGTGGTTCGCCGAGGCGGCTTATCCGCGGCTGCGGAGCTGGCTGCAGGGCTGGTTGGCATCGGACCTGTTCAAGGCCGTCATGGCCAAATAG